From the genome of Leishmania infantum JPCM5 genome chromosome 34, one region includes:
- a CDS encoding d-isomer specific 2-hydroxyacid dehydrogenase-protein yields the protein MLYFNRLPWRLAASKNEKKWDPFSSIELRRQKLVIIGYGNIGEACGAKAVALGMQVTGIRRSGDKKTDKFGVMVRGNDALDESIREADFVVSVLPGTEHTRRFFDKAFFAKMKPSAVFINIGRGMSVCEADIIEALKKGTIRAAALDVFDVEPQPVASLVSVVDDDNLFVNSLSRDTALKLWCDTQIFFCRLAEGSLSTRKVAA from the coding sequence ATGCTGTACTTCAATCGCCTCCCATGGCGCTTGGCTGCCTCGAAGAATGAGAAGAAGTGGGACCCCTTCAGCAGCATTGAACTCCGGCGGCAGAAGCTCGTGATCATCGGCTACGGCAACATCGGCGAAGCCTGCGGCgcgaaggcggtggcgctgggcATGCAGGTGACCGGCATccgtcgcagcggcgacaaGAAGACGGACAAGTTTGGTGTGATGGTGCGCGGCAATGACGCGCTGGACGAGTCGATCCGTGAGGCCGACTTTGTCGTTTCTGTGCTGCCTGGCACGGAGCACACGAGGCGCTTCTTCGACAAGGCGTTCTTTGCAAAGATGAAGCCGAGCGCCGTCTTCATCAACATTGGCCGTGGCATGTCGGTGTGCGAAGCTGACATCATCGAGGCTCTCAAAAAAGGCACTattcgtgctgctgctctcgatGTGTTTGATGTGGAGCCGCAGCCAGTCGCATCCCTCGTATCTGTTGTCGATGATGACAATCTGTTCGTGAACTCGTTGTCCAGAGACACGGCACTCAAATTGTGGTGTGACACACAGATTTTCTTCTGCCGGCTCGCCGAGGGCTCTCTGAGTACTCGAAAGGTAGCCGCCTAG